CTTTGGGGGGAACGACGCACAGGAATCCGAGCGGTTCTTCGCCTGTGCTTTCGAACTGGTGTTGTTCGTTGGGGGCGATGTATACCACGTCGCCCGGCCCCACGTCATGTACGTCCCACCCGATGAGCACCTTCGCCCGGCCCCGCAGGATGTATATTCCGTGGTCATGGGCGTGGCGGTCGAAGGAGGACTGGCCGCCGGGCTCGATTTCGAAGTAGCGCACGGAGAAATTGTTCGCGCCGTCGTCGGGGCCGATCACCACCCGGACCGACCCGCCTACCGCTCCGCCCTTGCTGTAGGGAACCATCTCCACCCCCGACCAGTCGTTTGCTCCGTTCTGGCCGCGGTGCTTGTGTACTACGCCCATGTCATGCCTTTCGCGGCGTCATTCATTTCACGCGTAAAGTGAAGATCTACATGAAGTTGCGCACGCCGCTGCCGTGCAGTTCCGATATCCGTTCTGCGTCCGGACGGTCGAATCCGATCGATACGAGTTCACGCACGCGCTTCCGGTGCATTTCCTCATAGAGCCCCATCACCGCGTCCCGGCCCCGGGCCAGTTGCTCCGGGTGCGATCCGCCGCCGGCCAGCGTCATCATGGCCTTCAGCACAAAGGGACTGGAACCCGATGCCTGCTGCAGGAACAGGGTCCGTTCCTCGGCCGCCCGCATCAGATCGTCCTTTATCGACGGATCCTGCTCGATGTGGTAGGCGAAATGGGATATGCCGTACCCCACGTGCCGGCCCTCGTCCTGGCGCGCCAGCTTGAAGGTCTTGGCGGTCACCGGATCGGGCGCCACCTGTTCCAGGAACATGAGGAGCTCCATGAAGGTCCCCTCGCCCAGCACGTGCATCAGGAAGGAGCCGTTCGAGTAGTCGTCCTGCGCCAGCAGGCTGCGCAGGGACCATTCCGTGGCGGCCGAGACGTACTGCAGGCCGCCGCCGTTGGCGAGGGCCCGCTTGGTGAAGACCTCCGCGTGCCGGGCCTCGTCCATGACCTGCGTGGCCAGGAAGAGGACCACCTCGGAAAACTGGGGGTCGATCCGGTTCATGAACTTGGCCGGCAGGTACATGGCCAGGTATTCGTTCTGGATCAGGAAGGTCATGACCTGGCACACGGCCTGCTCGAGGTCGTCCGGCAACTCGGGCAAATCGTGCCAGGGGATGTCGGTCGTCGCGTCCCACTGCCCCGCCTTGCCCTGCTCGTACAGCTCCGCGATGTTATCGGCCCATACCAGCTTCTTCTCCCGGATGGTAAATCCGAACTCCGGCGTCCCGGGATCGACCACCGATCCGCGCTGCGCCAGCCCGCGGCCTTCGGGCGCCACCTCCGGCACCTCGCCCGCCCTGCCGACCTGGCAGTCCCGCATGCGGATGCCGCGGCCGTCGACGGGTTTCACCCTGATCCCCCGGTCTGGCTCGCCCCAGTCGGACGTGTCGGGCAGCGGAATACTGAAATCTTCGGTCATATACGGCTCATTCCCCGGCAGAACGTGTACGGTTCATTCCCTGGCAGAAATTGACTTGCCCGTCATCGCCAAGTAGTATGTATGATACTGCGTTTCGTGGTTGATGACAAGGCGAAGGTGAATCGGGAGTCTCATGAATCTGTCGCGGTTGAGGGTGTTTCGTCTCTGGCGCGTCATGGCGCGGCGCTTCAGGCAGCGCCTGCATGCCAATATCGAACGCATGCGGACAACCGACCAGGTCTTCATGATCAGCGCCGCGGTGTTGATCGGCGTGCTGGGCGCGGGAGGCGCCATTGCATTCCGCGAGCTGATCATATTCATCGAATCCGTCGCCTGGGGCGGAGGATTGTCCGGCAATGGTTCGCTGACTACGTTGACGGTACTCTCGGTACCCACCGCCGGCGGACTGGTCGTCGGCATTTTGATCTATTTCAGCACCCGGGAAGCCCGCGGCCTGCCCGACGTGATGGAAGCCGTGGCCCTTCGCGGCGGACGCATAAGGCCCCGGGTTGCCGTGGAGACCTCGCTGGCCACGGCCATCAGCATAGGCACCGGGCTGTCGGTGGGCCGTGAGGGACCCATCGCCCAGATCGGCGCCGCCATCGGCTCCACCTTTGGCCGGCTGTCACGCGTCAACGTCCATCGCATGCGGACCTTCGTGGGCTGCGGCGCGGCCGCGGGCATAGCGGCTACCTTCAACACGCCGATCGCCGGTGCGTTGTTCTCCCTCGAAGTCATCCTGGGCAATTTCAGCTTCAGTCGGTTCAGCCCCATCGTGATCTCCTCGGTGGTGGCTACCGCCATCTCCCGTCACTTTCTGGGCAACCAGCCGACGATCATCGTGCCTCCGCACGGCGTGAATCATCCGCTCGAATTCGCCCTGTACGCCGTGCTGGGCATCCTGGCCGCCATCGTGGGCACGCTCTTCGTACGGGCGCTTTACGGCGTGGAGGACCTCTACGGCAAGGTCCCGTTGCCGGATTACCTGAAGCCGATGACCGGAGGACTGCTCGTCGGCGCCCTGGGCCTGCTCTATCCCCAGATCCTCGGCGTGGGATACGACACCATGGACCGGGCCCTGTTCTCCGAACTGGACTGGAAGCTCCTGCTCATCCTGGTCTTCATGAAAATCGCGGCTACATCCTTCACCCTGGGATCCGGCGCGTCGGGAGGCGTGATCGCGCCGTCCCTGTTCGTCGGCTGCATGCTAGGCGGCGCTTTCGGCGCCCTGGTCAACCACCTGCTACCCGGAACGAGCGCCACCGGGGGCGCCTACGCGCTGGTGGCCATGGGCGCCCTGGTGTCTTCGACCATCCGGACCCCCATGACGTCGATTCTGATGATCTTCGAAATGACGGGCAACTACGAGTTGATCCTGCCGCTGGCGATTTCCGTCATCGTCAGTACGGCGCTGTCCGCCTACTTGCTCAAGCCTTCCGTATACACGCTGCGCCTCCTGAGAAGAAACGTGGACCTGGAAAAGGGCCAGGAAACGAACATTCTCAGGTCGCTGAACGTCGGGCAGGCCCGGGTGGCCTCTTTTGAGACGATACCGCCCGAGGCGCCGCTCGACGACCTGATGTCACGCCTGGCCGAGAGTACATACACGGAGTTCTATATCACGGACGATGAGGATCGTTACCAGGGAACGGTCACCTTCGACCGCATCCGCAGTCTCGTCGCGTACGGTGAGGATCTCGAAGGCGTCATCGTGGCTCACGACATCGCCCAGTTCGACCTGCCGACGGTCACCGACGGCAACACGCTGGACCGTGTCATGCTGCTGTTCGGCCGGCACCAGGTAAACGCCTTTCCCGTAGTCGAGCCGGCCACGGGCCGCCTCGTCGGCGTGATCAGCCGGGAACATGTCATGGACGCCTACAACCGGGAGACGGCCAGAAGGGACCTGGCCGGTGAATTCGGGAGCATGGTCGACACGCTTAGCGGCGGACAGGTCGTCCAACTGGGAGGCGCGTACGCCATGGTGGAAATCAACGCGCCCCGGCGGTTCACGGGAAGCAGTATCCGGCGCCTTCAGATTCGCAGCCGGCACGGGGTGCAGATCCTGCTCATCAGGAAACGGGAGCACCGGGCGGACCAGGCGCACTTCGTTCCTACTCCCGACTATGTGATCCGGGAAGATGACGTCCTGCTAGTCGCCGGAGAGCGCGATCGCATAGATCGCATCGTTAACCTGTAATGTTTAGTCGCCAAATGTCTAGTTGACATTGTACTATTTGGCCTATTATACGGATTCGTGTAACCGCGATGAATCATTAACATCACGAGGTTCCTTTTCTACCACATCACATCATGGGAGCGTGAAAATGAGTACCTTTGTGTTACGCAGATTCCCCGCCTGGCTGACGGTCCTGATGCTGGCGGCCTTCCCGGCCGTCGCGCAGGAGAATGGAGATACGGCCATTTCCGGCCTGGTCGAAATCTCGGGGTTCGTCGACGCCAGTTATACATATACCAACCTGGATGATTCGAATACCTTCGGCCTCGACCAGGTGGAGATCGATTTATCGAGAAACCTGGGGAATATCGGCACGCTGAGGGCCGACCTGGAATGGGTGAGCGACGGCGAGGGCGGCTTTACCCTCGACGCTGAGCAGGGATACGTGACCCTGGATCTCGGAATGGGCCGGGGAGAGGGGAACTACCCGACCCTGACCTTCGGGAAGTTCAACGCGCCCATCGGCTTCGAGCTGCTGGACGCCCCGGACATGTACCAGTTTTCCCACGCGCTGGTCTTCGATAACGGATTGCCCACCAACCTGACCGGCGCCATGCTGTCCATGGATCTGGGCGGCGGCATCGACGTGGTGGTTCACCTTTCGAACGGGTGGGACCAGAACGTCGACGCGAATACGGACAAGATGATCGGCGGAAGACTCGGTTACAGTCATGAAGAACTGGGCGGGATCGGGTTCTCAGCCATGCGGGGTGATGAACAGGGACTGGTCGGGAATCTGACCGTCTACGATATCGACCTGACCCTGACGCCGGGACCGGGACTCATCATCGGCGGGGAATACAACAACGGCAAAACGGAACTGGATGAGGCTAACGTAGAAAACAGCTGGAACGGCTACATGGTCATGGCGCACTACAGTCTTACCGAAGTCATGGGTTTGACGGGCAGGTATGACCGCTTCAGCCGGGAAACATCCCGTAGCGCGGCACGTCGCAGCGGTGCCCAGGATCATCCACCGGGTAGCGCGGAAGTGACCCAGCAGGCCCTCACCATAG
This genomic interval from Gemmatimonadota bacterium contains the following:
- a CDS encoding chloride channel protein, whose product is MNLSRLRVFRLWRVMARRFRQRLHANIERMRTTDQVFMISAAVLIGVLGAGGAIAFRELIIFIESVAWGGGLSGNGSLTTLTVLSVPTAGGLVVGILIYFSTREARGLPDVMEAVALRGGRIRPRVAVETSLATAISIGTGLSVGREGPIAQIGAAIGSTFGRLSRVNVHRMRTFVGCGAAAGIAATFNTPIAGALFSLEVILGNFSFSRFSPIVISSVVATAISRHFLGNQPTIIVPPHGVNHPLEFALYAVLGILAAIVGTLFVRALYGVEDLYGKVPLPDYLKPMTGGLLVGALGLLYPQILGVGYDTMDRALFSELDWKLLLILVFMKIAATSFTLGSGASGGVIAPSLFVGCMLGGAFGALVNHLLPGTSATGGAYALVAMGALVSSTIRTPMTSILMIFEMTGNYELILPLAISVIVSTALSAYLLKPSVYTLRLLRRNVDLEKGQETNILRSLNVGQARVASFETIPPEAPLDDLMSRLAESTYTEFYITDDEDRYQGTVTFDRIRSLVAYGEDLEGVIVAHDIAQFDLPTVTDGNTLDRVMLLFGRHQVNAFPVVEPATGRLVGVISREHVMDAYNRETARRDLAGEFGSMVDTLSGGQVVQLGGAYAMVEINAPRRFTGSSIRRLQIRSRHGVQILLIRKREHRADQAHFVPTPDYVIREDDVLLVAGERDRIDRIVNL
- a CDS encoding ferritin-like domain-containing protein, giving the protein MTEDFSIPLPDTSDWGEPDRGIRVKPVDGRGIRMRDCQVGRAGEVPEVAPEGRGLAQRGSVVDPGTPEFGFTIREKKLVWADNIAELYEQGKAGQWDATTDIPWHDLPELPDDLEQAVCQVMTFLIQNEYLAMYLPAKFMNRIDPQFSEVVLFLATQVMDEARHAEVFTKRALANGGGLQYVSAATEWSLRSLLAQDDYSNGSFLMHVLGEGTFMELLMFLEQVAPDPVTAKTFKLARQDEGRHVGYGISHFAYHIEQDPSIKDDLMRAAEERTLFLQQASGSSPFVLKAMMTLAGGGSHPEQLARGRDAVMGLYEEMHRKRVRELVSIGFDRPDAERISELHGSGVRNFM
- a CDS encoding cupin domain-containing protein, with protein sequence MGVVHKHRGQNGANDWSGVEMVPYSKGGAVGGSVRVVIGPDDGANNFSVRYFEIEPGGQSSFDRHAHDHGIYILRGRAKVLIGWDVHDVGPGDVVYIAPNEQHQFESTGEEPLGFLCVVPPKDDAPDTA
- a CDS encoding porin, which produces MLRRFPAWLTVLMLAAFPAVAQENGDTAISGLVEISGFVDASYTYTNLDDSNTFGLDQVEIDLSRNLGNIGTLRADLEWVSDGEGGFTLDAEQGYVTLDLGMGRGEGNYPTLTFGKFNAPIGFELLDAPDMYQFSHALVFDNGLPTNLTGAMLSMDLGGGIDVVVHLSNGWDQNVDANTDKMIGGRLGYSHEELGGIGFSAMRGDEQGLVGNLTVYDIDLTLTPGPGLIIGGEYNNGKTELDEANVENSWNGYMVMAHYSLTEVMGLTGRYDRFSRETSRSAARRSGAQDHPPGSAEVTQQALTIAPTFALTDGLGFLMELRRDFSDDAIFYNPETKKSEDSQVSFAFEMTYSF